The Rhinatrema bivittatum chromosome 4, aRhiBiv1.1, whole genome shotgun sequence genome window below encodes:
- the GPHB5 gene encoding glycoprotein hormone beta-5: protein MKLCQVMLGCLQLLVLTACIRALKTPSVNLHTFIGCAVREFTFLAKKPGCKGLRITTDACWGRCETWEKPVLEPPYIEAHHRVCTYNETKLVTVKLPNCGPDADPFYTYPVAIRCDCGVCSTASTECETL from the exons ATGAAACTGTGCCAGGTAATGCTGGGCTGCCTGCAGCTCCTGGTCCTGACAGCTTGCATCCGTGCACTCAAGACCCCCAGTGTTAATCTGCACACCTTCATTGGTTGCGCTGTGCGGGAGTTCACCTTCTTAGCCAAGAAGCCTGGCTGTAAGGGCTTGCGGATCACCACAGATGCTTGTTGGGGGCGCTGTGAGACCTGGGAG aAGCCAGTTTTAGAGCCTCCTTATATAGAGGCACATCACCGTGTTTGCACATACAACGAGACAAAACTGGTTACTGTGAAGTTGCCAAATTGTGGCCCTGACGCTGATCCTTTCTACACGTATCCTGTTGCCATCAGATGTGACTGTGGTGTGTGTTCTACGGCATCTACTGAGTGTGAAACTCTTTGA